One segment of Variovorax sp. PAMC28562 DNA contains the following:
- a CDS encoding sulfite exporter TauE/SafE family protein, with amino-acid sequence MQTALAASALLMGLAGGPHCVAMCGAACAGVVRGVGVRPGHGVIAITPAALPMAPLLLQAGRMAGYAAAGALAAATVQSLTWASVNVSALRGLWMLFHVVVMAWGAVLAVTGRQPLWSQRVGRLLAERLRALTGSAASVFATGLAWVAMPCGLLYSALMLASLANGPLQGAFVMVLFAAGSGASLLVAPWLWHRFAIGLGAWRQQWGTRLAGVALLVISVQAVWIELAHQIDVWCR; translated from the coding sequence ATGCAAACCGCACTGGCCGCATCCGCGCTGTTGATGGGACTGGCGGGTGGTCCGCATTGCGTGGCCATGTGCGGTGCGGCGTGCGCGGGTGTCGTGCGTGGGGTGGGAGTTCGACCCGGCCATGGCGTCATCGCGATCACGCCCGCTGCATTGCCGATGGCGCCGTTGCTGCTCCAGGCCGGCCGGATGGCGGGCTATGCGGCAGCAGGCGCACTGGCCGCTGCCACCGTGCAAAGCCTGACGTGGGCCAGCGTGAATGTCTCCGCGCTCCGCGGCCTCTGGATGCTGTTCCACGTGGTCGTGATGGCCTGGGGCGCGGTGCTGGCCGTGACCGGGCGTCAGCCGCTGTGGTCGCAACGGGTCGGCCGTCTGCTCGCAGAGCGATTGCGCGCCTTGACGGGCTCTGCCGCCAGCGTGTTCGCGACCGGTCTTGCATGGGTCGCCATGCCGTGCGGCCTGCTGTATTCCGCGCTCATGCTGGCGAGTCTGGCCAACGGCCCGCTGCAGGGCGCTTTCGTCATGGTGCTGTTCGCGGCCGGCAGCGGTGCGTCGTTGCTCGTCGCGCCCTGGCTCTGGCACCGCTTTGCCATCGGCTTGGGCGCATGGCGCCAGCAATGGGGAACCCGGCTCGCCGGCGTCGCCTTGCTGGTCATCTCCGTGCAGGCGGTCTGGATCGAGCTTGCGCACCAGATCGATGTGTGGTGCCGCTGA
- the fnr gene encoding fumarate/nitrate reduction transcriptional regulator Fnr has protein sequence MTPQTIKVACSNCNLRELCMPVGLNPEELARIDDLVATRRKVKRRETLFRNGERFTSLYAIRTGVFKTRVASEDGRDQVTGFQMAGEIIGLDGIVNDHHTCDAVALEDAEVCVMPFDRIEELSREVTSLQRHVHQIMSREIVREHGVMLLLGSMRADERLAAFLLNLVERLYARGFSKSELMLRMTREEIGSYLGLKLETVSRTLSKFVEDRIVEVDMRHVRILDADALRRMINPTV, from the coding sequence ATGACACCTCAAACCATCAAAGTCGCATGCTCCAACTGCAACCTGCGCGAACTGTGCATGCCGGTCGGCCTCAACCCGGAAGAGCTGGCGCGCATCGACGACCTGGTGGCGACGCGTCGCAAGGTGAAGCGCCGCGAAACCCTCTTTCGCAATGGCGAGCGTTTCACCTCGCTCTATGCGATTCGGACTGGCGTGTTCAAGACTCGCGTGGCATCGGAGGACGGTCGCGATCAGGTCACGGGTTTCCAGATGGCCGGCGAGATCATCGGACTCGATGGCATCGTGAACGACCATCACACCTGCGACGCGGTGGCACTCGAAGACGCCGAGGTCTGCGTGATGCCGTTCGACCGCATCGAAGAGCTGTCGCGCGAGGTCACTTCACTGCAGCGCCATGTGCACCAGATCATGAGCCGCGAGATCGTGCGCGAGCACGGCGTGATGCTGCTGCTGGGCAGCATGCGTGCCGACGAGCGGTTGGCCGCTTTTCTGCTCAACCTCGTGGAACGCCTGTATGCGCGAGGCTTCTCGAAGTCGGAGCTGATGCTGCGCATGACGCGCGAAGAAATCGGCAGTTACCTCGGGCTCAAGCTGGAAACAGTGAGCCGCACCTTGTCCAAGTTCGTGGAAGACCGCATCGTCGAAGTCGACATGCGGCATGTTCGGATCCTCGACGCCGATGCTTTGCGCAGGATGATCAACCCGACGGTGTGA
- a CDS encoding FixH family protein, with product MSALLPASKSSGPWWKFPLVWLVLGLPAVVVVGSLTSAWIAISTADPVVEENYYQKGLEINRTLAGKSAGPVADKALVSAEKGRNHTTTPVQDMPSPPPPPR from the coding sequence ATGAGCGCGCTTCTCCCTGCTTCCAAAAGCTCCGGACCGTGGTGGAAATTCCCGCTGGTCTGGCTCGTGCTGGGCCTGCCCGCCGTGGTGGTGGTCGGCAGCCTGACATCGGCCTGGATCGCGATCAGCACGGCAGACCCGGTGGTCGAAGAAAACTATTACCAGAAGGGCCTGGAAATCAATCGGACGCTGGCGGGCAAGTCGGCTGGGCCGGTGGCCGACAAGGCGCTGGTGTCGGCCGAAAAGGGCCGCAACCACACCACGACGCCGGTGCAGGACATGCCGTCGCCGCCGCCGCCGCCGCGCTAG
- the ccoG gene encoding cytochrome c oxidase accessory protein CcoG, which translates to MTVPAPARKIIPIVPVAEEAGGLYEATKKIYPRSVRGKFARWRWAMVFVTQLFFYATPWLQWGDRQTLLFDLVARRFYVFGLVLYPQDLIYLSGLLVLSALSLFLFTAVAGRLWCGYACPQTVYTEMFMWIEQRIEGSRIARMRLDGESFSAEKLVKKWFKHFIWLGIAMWTGFTFVGYFTPIRELGMEFLQTRMGSWEVFWVFFYGLATYGNAGFMREQVCKYMCPYARFQSAMFDKDTLIVSYDLPRGEPRGVHARAQDARTQGLGDCIDCGLCVQVCPTGIDIREGLQYECIGCGLCVDACNTVMDRMAQPHGLIRYATQNGLAGGWSAAQVLRRVFRPRVLIYGAVLLALCVGLLASLVVRVPLKVDVVRDRTSLARIADGGKLENVYRLQIMNATERSQRYRIDASGLRGLAVATPSQAVDVGPAESRWVAVRLQVPAEDAPPGSHTVFFNVRSADGVSQVSEKAVFLIPR; encoded by the coding sequence ATGACCGTGCCTGCTCCAGCCCGCAAGATCATTCCGATCGTGCCCGTGGCGGAGGAGGCCGGCGGGCTCTATGAAGCGACCAAGAAGATCTATCCGCGCAGCGTGCGCGGCAAGTTCGCGCGCTGGCGCTGGGCGATGGTGTTCGTTACCCAGCTGTTCTTCTACGCCACGCCCTGGTTGCAGTGGGGCGACCGCCAGACCCTGCTGTTCGATCTGGTCGCGCGGCGCTTCTACGTCTTCGGGCTGGTCTTGTATCCGCAAGACCTGATCTACCTGTCGGGGCTGCTGGTGCTGTCGGCGCTGTCGTTGTTCTTGTTCACCGCGGTGGCCGGACGGCTCTGGTGCGGGTACGCGTGCCCGCAGACGGTCTACACCGAGATGTTCATGTGGATCGAGCAACGCATCGAGGGCAGCCGCATCGCCCGCATGCGGCTCGACGGCGAGTCGTTCTCGGCCGAGAAGCTGGTCAAGAAATGGTTCAAGCACTTCATCTGGCTCGGCATCGCGATGTGGACGGGCTTTACCTTCGTCGGCTACTTCACGCCCATCCGCGAGCTGGGCATGGAGTTCCTGCAGACGCGCATGGGATCGTGGGAAGTCTTCTGGGTCTTCTTCTACGGTCTGGCCACCTACGGTAACGCCGGCTTCATGCGCGAGCAGGTCTGCAAGTACATGTGCCCGTATGCGCGCTTTCAGAGCGCGATGTTCGACAAGGACACCCTCATCGTCAGCTACGACCTGCCGCGTGGTGAACCGCGTGGCGTGCATGCCAGGGCACAGGACGCACGCACCCAGGGCCTGGGCGACTGCATCGATTGCGGCCTGTGCGTGCAGGTGTGCCCGACCGGTATCGACATCCGCGAGGGTCTGCAGTACGAGTGCATCGGCTGCGGCTTGTGCGTCGACGCGTGCAACACGGTGATGGACCGCATGGCGCAGCCGCACGGGCTGATCCGCTACGCCACGCAAAACGGGCTGGCCGGTGGCTGGAGCGCGGCGCAGGTGCTGCGGCGTGTTTTTCGCCCGCGCGTGCTGATCTATGGTGCCGTGCTGTTGGCCTTGTGCGTCGGCTTGCTCGCGAGCCTGGTGGTGCGCGTGCCGCTCAAGGTCGACGTGGTGCGCGACCGTACCTCGCTTGCACGTATCGCCGATGGCGGCAAGCTCGAGAACGTCTATCGGCTGCAGATCATGAACGCGACCGAGCGCTCGCAGCGTTACCGCATCGATGCCAGCGGACTGCGGGGGCTGGCCGTGGCGACGCCGAGCCAGGCGGTCGATGTCGGGCCGGCCGAGTCGCGCTGGGTGGCGGTTCGGCTGCAGGTGCCTGCAGAAGATGCACCACCCGGATCGCACACCGTTTTCTTCAACGTGCGGTCTGCCGACGGTGTCTCGCAGGTCTCTGAAAAGGCCGTCTTCCTCATTCCCCGATAA
- the ccoP gene encoding cytochrome-c oxidase, cbb3-type subunit III, which yields MNDFISGFWANYVAVAAVVSILACGLLLWITARGRIAPTDDNTTGHVWDEDLREANNPLPMWWVGLFVITIIFAFVYLAFFPGLGSFNGKLGWSAVSQYEAEVAQADKDLVPVYAAFQTMPVERIAGDPKAMAIGERLFMNNCSQCHGSDARGSKGFPNLTDVDWLHGGTPDKIIETVTKGRIGEMPPMAAAVGTPDDVKNVAQYVLSLSGRSTDSVRAGLGKSKFTACAACHGIGGVGNQSIGAPRLNDEIWLHGFGENAIVAMINGGKHNVMPGQEGRLTEAQIKVVASYVWGLSNKAVALPVVLP from the coding sequence ATGAACGATTTCATCAGTGGCTTCTGGGCCAACTATGTCGCCGTCGCGGCCGTCGTCAGCATCCTGGCTTGCGGTCTGCTGCTGTGGATCACGGCACGCGGGCGCATCGCGCCGACCGACGACAACACCACTGGCCACGTCTGGGACGAAGACCTGCGCGAGGCCAACAATCCGTTGCCGATGTGGTGGGTCGGGCTGTTCGTCATCACGATCATCTTCGCCTTCGTCTATCTGGCCTTTTTTCCGGGACTGGGGAGCTTCAACGGCAAGCTCGGCTGGAGTGCCGTTAGCCAGTACGAGGCCGAGGTTGCCCAGGCCGACAAGGATCTCGTTCCCGTTTATGCGGCATTCCAGACGATGCCGGTCGAGCGGATTGCCGGCGACCCCAAGGCGATGGCCATCGGCGAGCGGCTCTTCATGAACAACTGCTCGCAGTGCCACGGGTCCGATGCACGGGGCAGCAAGGGCTTCCCGAATCTGACGGACGTCGACTGGCTGCATGGCGGCACGCCGGACAAGATCATCGAAACCGTCACCAAGGGCCGCATCGGCGAGATGCCGCCCATGGCGGCCGCGGTCGGCACGCCGGACGACGTTAAGAACGTCGCGCAGTACGTGCTCAGCCTGTCGGGTCGCTCGACCGACTCGGTGCGCGCCGGGCTGGGCAAGTCGAAGTTCACCGCCTGTGCGGCCTGTCACGGCATCGGTGGTGTTGGCAACCAGAGCATCGGGGCACCGCGCCTGAACGACGAGATATGGCTGCACGGCTTCGGCGAAAACGCCATCGTCGCGATGATCAACGGCGGCAAGCACAACGTCATGCCCGGCCAGGAAGGTCGCCTGACCGAAGCGCAGATCAAGGTGGTGGCCTCGTACGTGTGGGGGCTGTCGAACAAGGCCGTTGCATTGCCTGTCGTACTGCCATGA
- a CDS encoding cbb3-type cytochrome oxidase subunit 3, which produces MDITTLRVFATVACFVLFIGIVAWTYSSRNTRRFEEAAQLPFEQD; this is translated from the coding sequence ATGGACATCACCACCCTGCGCGTTTTTGCGACCGTCGCCTGTTTCGTGCTCTTCATCGGCATCGTCGCGTGGACCTATTCGAGCCGCAACACACGCCGCTTCGAAGAGGCCGCACAGCTGCCTTTCGAGCAGGACTGA
- the ccoO gene encoding cytochrome-c oxidase, cbb3-type subunit II: MSSKPTPRPALKTGFTHEKVETNNLLMIVLILVTIAIGGLVEIVPLFFQKSTTEPIVGLKPYTALQLAGRDIYQREGCYNCHSQMIRPFRSETLRYGHYSVAGEFVYDHPFQWGSKRTGPDLHRVGGKYSDEWHRIHLNNPRDLVPESNMPAYSWLATNQVDAEAMPAHMRALRRVGVPYTDAEIASATADTQGKTELEATIAYLQSLGLALK; this comes from the coding sequence ATGTCTTCCAAACCCACCCCCCGGCCCGCCCTCAAAACCGGCTTCACCCATGAAAAGGTGGAGACCAACAACCTGCTGATGATCGTGCTGATCCTGGTCACCATCGCCATCGGCGGGCTGGTCGAGATCGTGCCGCTCTTCTTCCAGAAGTCGACGACGGAGCCGATCGTCGGGCTGAAGCCGTACACCGCGCTGCAACTGGCCGGTCGCGACATCTACCAGCGCGAGGGTTGCTACAACTGCCACTCGCAGATGATCCGACCCTTTCGCTCCGAGACGCTGCGCTACGGGCACTACTCTGTCGCAGGCGAGTTCGTCTACGACCATCCGTTTCAGTGGGGCAGCAAGCGCACCGGGCCCGACCTGCACCGCGTGGGAGGCAAGTACAGCGACGAGTGGCATCGCATTCATCTGAACAACCCGCGCGATCTGGTGCCGGAATCGAACATGCCGGCCTATTCGTGGCTCGCAACGAACCAGGTCGATGCGGAGGCGATGCCCGCTCACATGCGCGCATTGCGCCGTGTCGGCGTGCCCTACACCGACGCGGAAATCGCATCGGCCACCGCAGACACCCAGGGCAAGACGGAGCTCGAGGCGACCATCGCCTACCTCCAGTCACTGGGCCTCGCGCTCAAGTAA
- the ccoN gene encoding cytochrome-c oxidase, cbb3-type subunit I gives MQATHTPEVTYSDTVIRQFALMSVVWGVVGMLVGVIIASQLAWPELNLGVPWLSYGRLRPLHTNAVIFAFGGCALMATSFHVVQRTCQVRLFAPKLASFVFWGWQAVIVSAAISLPMGFTRGKEYAELEWPITIAIAVIWVAYAIVFFGTIGRRKVRHIYVANWFYGAFIIAVALLHIVNGASMPAGWMKSYSVYAGVQDAMVQWWYGHNAVGFFLTAGFLGMMYYYIPKQAERPVYSYRLSIVHFWALIFTYMWAGPHHLHYTALPDWTQSLGMVFSLILLAPSWGGMINGVMTLSGAWHKLRDDPILRFLIVALSFYGMATFEGPMMSIKSVNALSHYTDWGIAHVHSGALGWVGFISMGSLYYLIPRMYGRTTMYSVNAIEVHFWTATIGVVLYIAAMWIAGVMQGLMWRAINADGTLTYTFVESVKATYPFYVVRLIGGLLYLGGMLVMAWNVWMTVGSGRSVRAAIPPIALAHA, from the coding sequence ATGCAAGCAACCCACACCCCGGAGGTGACCTACTCCGATACGGTCATCCGTCAGTTCGCCTTGATGTCAGTGGTCTGGGGCGTGGTCGGCATGCTGGTCGGCGTGATCATCGCGTCGCAGCTCGCATGGCCCGAGCTGAACCTCGGCGTGCCATGGCTCAGCTACGGCCGCCTGCGACCGCTGCACACCAATGCGGTGATCTTCGCCTTTGGCGGCTGCGCCTTGATGGCGACCAGCTTTCATGTGGTGCAGCGCACTTGCCAGGTTCGCCTCTTCGCACCGAAGCTCGCGTCGTTCGTGTTCTGGGGCTGGCAGGCGGTGATCGTCTCGGCCGCCATCAGCCTGCCGATGGGCTTCACCCGCGGCAAGGAATACGCGGAACTCGAATGGCCGATCACGATCGCCATCGCGGTCATCTGGGTCGCGTACGCCATCGTCTTCTTCGGCACCATCGGCCGCCGCAAGGTGCGCCACATCTACGTGGCCAACTGGTTCTACGGTGCCTTCATCATCGCGGTCGCGCTGCTGCACATCGTCAACGGCGCGTCGATGCCGGCGGGTTGGATGAAGAGCTATTCGGTCTACGCCGGCGTGCAGGATGCGATGGTGCAGTGGTGGTACGGCCATAACGCGGTCGGCTTCTTCCTGACCGCCGGATTCCTCGGGATGATGTACTACTACATCCCCAAGCAGGCCGAGCGCCCGGTGTACTCGTACCGCCTGTCGATCGTGCACTTCTGGGCACTGATCTTCACCTACATGTGGGCCGGCCCGCACCACCTGCACTACACCGCCTTGCCCGACTGGACGCAGTCGCTCGGCATGGTCTTCTCGCTCATCCTGCTGGCGCCGAGCTGGGGCGGAATGATCAACGGCGTGATGACGCTGTCGGGTGCATGGCACAAGCTGCGCGACGACCCGATCCTGCGCTTCCTCATCGTGGCGCTGTCGTTCTACGGCATGGCGACTTTCGAAGGTCCGATGATGTCCATCAAGAGCGTCAACGCGCTCAGCCACTACACCGATTGGGGCATCGCCCACGTGCACTCGGGTGCGCTCGGCTGGGTCGGCTTCATCTCGATGGGCTCGCTCTACTACCTGATCCCCCGGATGTACGGCCGCACGACGATGTACAGCGTCAACGCCATCGAGGTGCACTTCTGGACGGCCACCATCGGCGTGGTGCTCTACATCGCCGCCATGTGGATCGCCGGCGTGATGCAGGGCCTGATGTGGCGCGCCATCAACGCCGACGGCACGCTCACATACACCTTCGTCGAGAGCGTCAAGGCGACCTATCCCTTCTACGTGGTGCGCCTTATCGGCGGGCTGTTGTACCTGGGCGGCATGTTGGTGATGGCCTGGAACGTCTGGATGACGGTGGGATCGGGCCGCTCGGTTCGCGCTGCGATTCCGCCCATTGCCCTGGCGCATGCGTGA
- the ccoS gene encoding cbb3-type cytochrome oxidase assembly protein CcoS, with amino-acid sequence MDILFLLIPFSVVLALVILFGLWWAVDSGQFDDVEREGQRILHDD; translated from the coding sequence ATGGACATCCTTTTCCTGCTCATCCCGTTTTCGGTGGTGCTCGCACTGGTCATCCTTTTCGGCCTTTGGTGGGCGGTCGACAGTGGTCAATTCGACGACGTGGAGCGCGAAGGGCAGCGGATTCTGCACGACGATTGA
- a CDS encoding heavy metal translocating P-type ATPase → MQAVLPSGPMGAAVAMARMNADASDLSVLDDPAEWPAFGQSLDGALWESRVVVQGMHCAACAFAVESALSRVSGVHEVQVNAATGRARIVWSPASVLPSHWFEASAAAGYPLVPAGDIAARGERARSARKALWRWLVAGFCMMQVMMYAYPGYIANAGDIAPDSMQLLRWASWVLSLPVLLFSCSPFFANAWQDLRSRRVGMDLPVALGMLITFAVSTAATFDATGPLGHEVYFDSFTMFVFFLLTGRWLEARLRDRTAGALEALMNRLPDSIERRDAHGDFVRIAVRRLAVGDVVRVLPGEAFPGDGIVLAGDTSVDEALLTGESRPMPRASGAQVLAGSHNLDAPVQVRIDALGSSTRFAQIVALMESASVDKPRLARLADRIARPFLLLVLAAAAGALVFWWPVDHGKALMAAVAVLIVTCPCALSLATPAAMLASAGSLARCGVLSSRLQALEALATVDTVVFDKTGTLTDDTPRLDRVYCRQGLQPGDAVETAAALGMQSLHPASRALVAAWQERFRMAPAWDIVQLHEHGGQGLEARMRRTDGHGQPTRSVRFGSAAFCDVAALHVDSAQVHLSDDEGWLASFVLAENLRSDAIGAIAALEAQGIAVQLLSGDRATAVRSLAERAGIQTAQGDCRPEDKLDVLRILQGRGHRVAMVGDGLNDGPVLARADASFAFGRAVPLAQARADFIVMGGALQSIPDAIAQARRTMRVVRQNLWWAACYNALCVPLALAGFMPAWLAGIGMAVSSLVVVGNASRLAARPAGRLAARPATAPGVSR, encoded by the coding sequence ATGCAAGCTGTACTCCCTTCGGGCCCGATGGGCGCCGCTGTCGCCATGGCCAGAATGAACGCGGACGCAAGCGACCTGTCGGTGTTGGACGACCCGGCCGAATGGCCCGCGTTCGGCCAGTCGCTCGACGGCGCACTGTGGGAGTCGCGCGTGGTGGTGCAGGGCATGCACTGCGCGGCGTGTGCGTTCGCGGTCGAGTCGGCGTTGTCGCGCGTGAGCGGCGTGCACGAGGTGCAGGTCAACGCCGCGACCGGACGCGCGCGCATCGTCTGGTCGCCTGCGAGCGTGCTGCCATCGCACTGGTTCGAGGCCTCTGCTGCAGCCGGCTACCCGCTGGTGCCGGCCGGCGACATCGCTGCGCGTGGCGAGCGTGCACGCAGTGCGCGAAAAGCGCTTTGGCGCTGGCTGGTCGCGGGGTTTTGCATGATGCAAGTGATGATGTACGCCTACCCCGGCTACATCGCAAATGCCGGCGACATCGCACCGGATTCGATGCAACTTTTGCGCTGGGCCTCCTGGGTACTGTCGCTGCCCGTGCTGCTCTTTTCCTGCAGCCCGTTCTTCGCCAACGCATGGCAAGACCTGCGCTCGCGACGTGTCGGCATGGACCTGCCGGTGGCGCTCGGCATGCTGATCACCTTTGCGGTGAGCACGGCGGCCACATTCGATGCCACCGGTCCGCTCGGGCACGAGGTCTACTTCGACTCGTTCACCATGTTCGTCTTCTTTCTGTTGACCGGCCGCTGGCTCGAGGCCCGCTTGCGCGACCGCACCGCAGGTGCGCTGGAGGCACTGATGAACCGGCTGCCGGACAGCATCGAGCGGCGCGATGCCCACGGCGACTTCGTGCGCATCGCGGTGCGCCGGCTGGCAGTCGGCGACGTCGTGCGGGTGCTGCCCGGCGAGGCGTTTCCCGGCGATGGCATCGTGCTGGCGGGCGACACATCGGTCGATGAGGCACTGCTGACCGGCGAGTCGCGACCGATGCCGCGCGCCAGCGGTGCGCAGGTTCTGGCGGGCAGCCACAACCTGGATGCGCCGGTTCAGGTGCGCATCGACGCGCTGGGGTCGAGCACGCGCTTTGCGCAGATCGTCGCCTTGATGGAAAGCGCTTCGGTAGACAAGCCGCGGCTGGCCCGGCTCGCCGACCGGATCGCCCGACCCTTTCTGCTGCTGGTGCTGGCGGCTGCCGCCGGTGCGCTGGTTTTCTGGTGGCCCGTCGACCATGGCAAGGCGCTGATGGCCGCGGTCGCGGTGCTCATCGTCACCTGCCCCTGCGCGCTGTCGCTGGCGACACCGGCCGCCATGCTCGCGAGTGCGGGCTCACTGGCGCGCTGCGGCGTGCTGTCGAGCCGGCTGCAGGCGCTCGAAGCGCTCGCCACCGTCGACACCGTGGTCTTCGACAAGACCGGCACGCTGACCGACGACACGCCGCGGCTCGACCGCGTCTATTGCCGGCAAGGCCTGCAGCCGGGCGACGCGGTGGAGACCGCGGCGGCGCTCGGCATGCAGTCGCTGCACCCGGCTTCGCGCGCGCTGGTGGCGGCATGGCAAGAGCGCTTTCGCATGGCGCCGGCTTGGGACATCGTGCAACTTCACGAGCACGGCGGGCAAGGGCTCGAAGCGCGCATGCGTCGCACCGACGGTCACGGTCAACCCACGCGCTCCGTGCGCTTCGGCTCGGCCGCGTTCTGCGACGTCGCTGCCTTGCATGTCGACAGCGCCCAGGTCCATCTGAGCGACGACGAAGGCTGGCTCGCCAGCTTCGTTCTGGCCGAAAACTTGCGAAGCGATGCGATCGGCGCCATCGCTGCGCTGGAGGCGCAGGGCATCGCGGTGCAGTTGCTCTCCGGCGACCGCGCCACGGCGGTTCGCAGCCTGGCGGAGCGTGCCGGCATCCAGACCGCGCAGGGCGACTGCCGGCCTGAAGACAAGCTCGACGTGCTGCGCATCTTGCAGGGCCGAGGTCATCGCGTGGCCATGGTGGGGGACGGCCTCAACGATGGTCCGGTGCTGGCCCGCGCCGATGCCTCGTTCGCCTTTGGCAGGGCGGTACCGCTCGCGCAGGCTCGGGCCGACTTCATCGTCATGGGCGGCGCCTTGCAGTCGATTCCCGACGCCATCGCTCAGGCGCGGCGCACGATGCGCGTGGTGCGGCAGAACCTGTGGTGGGCCGCTTGCTACAACGCGCTGTGCGTGCCGCTGGCGCTGGCCGGTTTCATGCCGGCCTGGCTGGCGGGCATCGGCATGGCGGTCAGCTCGCTGGTGGTGGTCGGCAATGCTTCGCGCCTTGCCGCAAGGCCTGCCGGACGTCTTGCCGCACGTCCTGCGACAGCACCCGGAGTCAGCCGCTGA